The Rhodothermus sp. sequence TCGAAGGTGGTGTGCCTGATTTCCACACCAGTACATGAAAGATTACCGACAGGGCGTACCCCATCCCGAAGAACGGCAACAGCAAAGACAGGCGCGTGCGCCGTTGTTGAAGCAGCTTGGCCGTCTGTTGCAGTGAAGGGATCGTCACGTTGCGGATCATGCAAACCCGAAAAATGCTTAACGCAGCGCGTAAAACATGACAACAGCCTGCCCGAGTCCGACTGTCTGCATCATACTGAAAAAGGCGGGCGATTGTTACGCTTTTTCTATAAAAGCTAAACGTACCAGTAGGAGCGTTGCGTATGGTGCCGTAACTTTCAGGTGCCAGCGTACGTACGCCGGATTCAGCGTTGTAAGAGCCTGCCATGTCGCGCACCACCCTGATACGTTGGCAGCTTACTGTCCTGATTTTATTGATGTTGCTGGTGGGCCTGCGGGCCTGTCAGCGCCGAGAGCCTCCGCTTAGCGAGATTGTCGTGTTTGCCGACATGGTACCCGGTATGCTCTATCATCGGGTGCTGGTGGTAGAGCGTCCGGTTCGGCTGTTGGTGGAAGGCCTTGGCGCGCGGGCAGATGCGTCTCCGGAGGCCCCGCCGGTAGCGTATGGGTGGTTGCTACGCACGGCAGACCGGCGCGTTGTCTGGCAAATGCGGCCGCCGTCCGGTACGGAATCGCTGCGTTTCCGTGTGCGCGATACGCTGCAACTGGCCCCGGGACGCTACGAGGTTTTCTTCACGACGCAGGGCGATGCGCCCCGCCGATCCGGCTTCTGGGCCTGGCTGATGCCAGAAGCTCCCTGGACACGGAGTCGTCGCGAGTGGACATTGCGGTTTCAGGTGTTGGACGACGTGGCGTCGCTGCGGTTAACAGATGGCCGACCAGTACCTCCCGGGGGATCTGGATTGCTCTGGACGGCCGCACCTATGCCTTCAGCGACTGCGCGCATGGCGTTGCTGAAGGTACGGGCTCCTACGCGTGTTCGCCTTTATGCGGTCGGCGAGTTTGAGCCGGCGCCGGCCGACTATGGGTGGATTGAACGATTGCTTGATGGCCGGCGCATCTGGGAGATGACTTACGCCCGAACGCAACCCGCCGGAGGCTGGCATGGAAACCGGCAGGTGCAAGATACACTCATCCTGACGCCCGGCCTTTATCGCGTCTGGTTTCGGACTGACAACGCGCATGCTTTCGGTAACTGGCGCTTCAATCCACCGTTCGACCCGGCCGCCTGGGGATTGACGCTCTGGCGTCTGCTGCCCGACGATACGACAGTAGGCCTGTGGGATCCCTGGCAGTATTTGCAACCCCGACTGCGGCTTACCGCAGTCGGGAATAACGAAAACCGCAGGGCTGACTTCGAAGTAACGGACACCACGACTGTGCTGATTTATGCGCTGGGTGAGCTCGGCTCCCGGAACCGGCGCTATGACTATGCCTGGCTGGCCGATAGTACAGGAGGAGTGATCTGGGAGATGCAGCGTAGCCGTTCGGTGCCGGCCGGTGGTCATCCAAATAACCGTCTGGAGGTTGCTGCCCTGCGGTTGTCCCCCGGACGTTACGCGCTGCACTACCGCACAGACGACTCACATGCCTACGGCGACTGGCGTAACGGACAACCAGAATATCCTGAACGCTGGGGGGTAACCCTGTTTGTGCTGTACCCGGAAGCCGCCGCCGTGCAGGTGCTGACGCCCGTCGAACCGTCACCCCTCGACGGTCCTTCACCCACGACCGTTGCTCCGCTGGCTGAGGGCAAGCTTCTGGTCGATCTGACACGCATCGGCAACAACGAGCATCGCGTTCAGGGGTTTACCCTCGACCGCCCCACCCGGCTGCGTATTCGAGCAGTTGGTGAGCTGTCGATCAGCGGCCGGTATGATTATGCCTGGATCGAACGTGCCGGCACGGGCGAAATTGTCTGGGAAATGACCTGGGAACATACGCGTCCGGCCGGCGGTGATCCGCGAAACCGTCTGATCGATACGACGCTGACGCTACCGCCCGGATCGTACACGGCGCATTTTCAGACTGATTTTTCGCATGCCTATGGACAGTTCGAATATCCTGCACCCAACGAACCCCAGGCCTGGGGGCTCCGGATTGAGCGTCTCAATCAGTGAGCCAACGGTTGAAGTGATACTGCCTGTCCCTGAGGCGCGTCATGAGCCGCTGATGATTCAGCTTGACGCCCTGGGCTTCGAAGCGTTCTGGGAAGAGGCCGATCAGCTGAAGGCCTACATGCCCGCCTCCCAGTGGCGGGCAGCTGTCCGCGAAGCCGTGCGTGAGTTACTGCGTCGCCAGGGCCTGTCCGATGCGATCAAGGTGCGCAGCATCGAACCGGTAAACTGGAATGCCCGATGGGAAGCGCAATTGCGACCTATCGCGGTGGGACCGTTTCTGGTCAAACCAAGCTGGCATGCGGTCCCTGAGGCCTATGCGACGCACATTGTGCTGGAGATCGACCCGAAAATGAGTTTCGGGACCGGTTACCACGAAAGCACCCGGCTGGTGCTGCAGATGCTGCCCGATTGTGTGGAGCCAGGCGCCCGGGTGCTTGACGCGGGCACCGGCACCGGCATCCTGACCATTGCCGCCCTGAAACTGGGGGCCAGCTCGGCCATCGCCTTCGACATCGACCCCTGGGCCGCGGCAAACGCGCAGGAGAACTTTGCCCGTAACGGCGTAGCCGATCGCGTCGAGTTCCGGCAGGGATCTATCGAGGTGGTGCCCGAGCGCGGCTTCGACCTGATCCTGGCCAATATTCATCGGCGCGTTCTCTGCGCGTTGCTCCCGGCCTTTCGGGAAAAGGTGCATCCCACTGGCTACGTGCTCCTTTCTGGGTTGTTGCGTGAGGAGCGCGATCTGATGCTGGAGGCAGCAGCCGCGCATGATCTGGAGCTGCTTCAGGAGGCGACGGAAAATGCCTGGTGGGCCGTCATGTTGAAACGATCGGTCTGAGACCGTGCGGCTGGCTACGATCGACCTGGGGACCAACACGGCGCTGCTCCTGGTGGCCGAAGTAGCCGACGGACAGCTGCAGCCCTGCTACGAAGCCGAACGCTTCGTGCGGCTGGGAGAAGGGCTTGAACGTACGGGTCGGATCGGCCAGCCCGCACTGCGGCGGCTGCGCCGTACCTTGGAAAACTACCGGGAGGTGCTGAAGCGCTGGGCTGTTGAAACGTGCCTGGTGGTTGCCACCAGTGCCACACGGGAAGCGCGTAAT is a genomic window containing:
- the prmA gene encoding 50S ribosomal protein L11 methyltransferase, which gives rise to MILPVPEARHEPLMIQLDALGFEAFWEEADQLKAYMPASQWRAAVREAVRELLRRQGLSDAIKVRSIEPVNWNARWEAQLRPIAVGPFLVKPSWHAVPEAYATHIVLEIDPKMSFGTGYHESTRLVLQMLPDCVEPGARVLDAGTGTGILTIAALKLGASSAIAFDIDPWAAANAQENFARNGVADRVEFRQGSIEVVPERGFDLILANIHRRVLCALLPAFREKVHPTGYVLLSGLLREERDLMLEAAAAHDLELLQEATENAWWAVMLKRSV